The DNA window GCTTTCCAGCTCGTACCAGGCGTTCTTGCGTACGCAGTTGGTGATGCGCACGTTCAGCGAGCCCTTGATGAAGTAGTCGTGCCCGTCGACGTACCAAGTCCGCATCGACGCCGTCGGGCAGGCCCACGCACCGCGCTGGCCGTGGTCGATGATCCCGCCCGACGCCACCAAGGGGCGCACGCGTGGATCATCCAGGAACAGCTGCGCCTGTACCGGGTGCAGGCAGAGAATCGCGTGTCCGGGCCGCGCCAGCTGCTGGTCGGCGAAGCCGGACAGTACCTGCGCATCGCTCAGCTCATTGGCCGAGATACGCAGCCCATCCAGCGGCACCTCGATCAGATGCAGCTGCGTGCTGACGCGAAACTCCGGTGCATAGGCCTGCTGGGAGAGCTCGGCCGGCCACAGGCGGGCCTTGGGCGCGGGATGATTCGGATGACCGAACCACAGCCCTTGCTCGCTTGCGATGTAGTCGCTGAGGGGATCATCGAGCCGCGGCTGGAGGTTGTGACCGACGATCGCCGCGGTTAGGTGCTGGCTTTGCAGGATCTGCTCCAGCAGTTCGTGGTTCTCGGCATCCGCCATGTGCTGGCAGGCGCACAGCAGCTGCTCGACGAATTCGGAAAACGACGGGCAGCTCCAGGGACCACCGTTGCTGCGTGAATAGACGTCCGAGAGGTAGCGCTGGCTCCCGAGCGTATCGTGCCGGTCGACCATGACGAAGAACTGGCGCTCGCGGGGCAGTTCGATCACCAGCGGAAGACCTTTCCAATCGACACCCGCCAGGTAGCTGCCCGGCGCGATGCCGTTCATCTCCGACGGCCAGGCATAGCTCAGGCGGTTTTCCGGCAGTGCGAACTCCTTGATCAGGCAGTTGAGTAGGGCGTGCGAGGCGGCCAGCTCGCTCACCACACGAGATACAGCGGTGCGATCAGGGTCGTTCATGGTTGCTCCGTAGTAGCCATTAGAGAGATGGCGGTTGCTTCATTCATCGATGACATCGAATGTCCAAGCGGGCTGACGAACGGACGCTCGCTCGGGACGAACGGGCTGGGGCAATGGCGCTTCCCCGTTCGTGGTGAGCCGGCGAGGGACGAGCCGAGTCGAACCACGGCACCAGCGCCGGACCCGGCCCTTCGATAGGCGTCCCCCAAGTAATGCCGGCTCGAAGACTTGGCGAGTGGGACGCCGCTCGGAACGAACGGGCTGGGGCAATGGCGCTTCCCCGTTCGTGGTGAGCCGGCGAGGGACGAGCCGAGTCGAACCACGGCACCAGCGCCGGACCCGGCCCTTCGATAGGCGTCCCCCCATGTAATGCCGGCTCGAAGACTTGGCGAGTGGGACGCTGCTCGGGACGAACGGGCTGGGGCAATGGCATCGTGCGTGCCTAAGCAACATCAGATCGCCTGATCGATACCGCCGCTATTCGTGCCTGCATTTCCAATGAAATCCGCTCCTTCTACGACGAGTCGGCGCGTGAGCAATGAGCTGGCGCAAAAATCTCTCGACCATGCGCCAGAATGACCATAAATAAAGGACGAACTTCAGAAGTCTACGGAATATCCCACCGTCAGCGTCCTTCCACGACCAGCGAAGTACCGCCGGGGTTCGACCAACGCACTTTGGGAGTAATAGGTGATGTATTGCTTGTCGAACAAGTTGGCCAACGCAACATTGATTCGCCCCGTTGGCAATTTATAACCCACCGCGGCATCCACCAATAAATAACCATCGAACTCCCTGTCCGCATCATCGAAACTACGATCGAACGCATAGTTCGCCTGAACGAAGGAGGACCATTGCGGTGACCAATTCGCTGCCCAGCTACCAATCAACCTATTAGGCGAAACATTCAACCCATCGAGCTTGGCATCGAGACTTCCATCGTTGTCGCTGTCGTAGCGGCCACGCATGTAGGAATAGGCCAAGGAAAATCGATGCGCTTCTGACAGGCGATAACCGAGCGATGCCTCGACACCCTCTATCTCGGTTTTCTGTCGACGCGTGACATAAGCATCGCCGACACGATCGACCCGGCTGCCCAAATCCGAGGAGGAGTTGTAGTAACTGACTTCAGCGTCCCAAGGTCCACGCTCGAAACGCACGCCCGCTTCGATATTGTCGGTGACGATGGGGCGGAGGTCATCGAAATCCGCGAAGGACATGCCGTCGGTATTGATCAGTCGCAGCGCGCGGCCTACGTCAGGGATTGCGAAGCCTTCCGAATAGCTTGCAAAGAAGCTCAGCGGCTCGATAGGCGTCCACACCGCACCGTAGTTATAGAGCGTCTCATTGAAACTGCGCTTTCCGCCGGCGACATCGACATTGTTGGCAGCCCAGGTGGTGCGATAGTCATCGGCTCTCAGTCGGGCATATTCATAGCGAGCGCCGGCTGAAAGTTTAAGGGTGTCGATCGGTGAAAATTCAACCTGGAGGAAGGGGGAAAGATCCGTATAGGAAACCTCGGGTACATAGGTGCGGCCGGTGCCCCAAAGGTCCTGCTTGGAATCATCGAATAACGTGTCGAAGCCAACCGTGAGTTTGACTCGATCCTGCCAAAGACTGTCGTTGGTCAGTGCCACCTTGGTGCCATACTTCGATGTCACCGCGCGGGACTGATCATACAAGGTACCCACTGGGGCGATGTTGGGATCCTGGAACGATCCGGAATTGTCGGCACCGAACAGCGCTTCATAGTCCTGGTAGTAGACCATGGCCGTGAGCGACATGCCGAAGAAATCATAGTTATCGTAGGTCAGGCCCGTCGTCCAGACGCTGTTGAACGGCGCTTCGCCCGGGGGCGTTCCACGAACAGAGCCCGTCGGGATACCGGCCTCCCTGTCCCCTATCACACTCAGGTAATTATTATCACCATCGATGCGATAGCGGTTGATACTCAGCTGCAGTCGCTGATTCTCATCGAACCAGTAACCCAATTTACCGAGGACATCGTAGCTGCGCGAGTCCATCAAATCACCCTGGGTATTATCCACACCCACGGGATTCCCCCGGCCGTCGAGAAAAAGCCCCTGATCCTCGTAACTGAGCGAGAACAGATAGTCCAGATTGCCTGAATTGCCATCGACACCGTAGGTCGTCTTGTAACTCATGGTCTCCGATTTGACCTGGGAGGTCGGCGTCGTGGCTTCGATACTGAAATGCTGATTGAAGGATCCTGGGGCCGGGCGCCGAGTGACCAGGTTGATCACGCCCCCGGTCGCACCCACACCGTTACTGGCATTGGCGCCATGGATCACCTCGATGCGCTCGAGCATCGAGAAATCCACCGTGTGCATCTCCCGCCCGGTGGGGCGCAGCGGATTCGATTGCGGGATACCGTCGATCATGACCAAAGGTGTACGTCCGCGGAACGTCTCGCCACTCCCGCTCATCTTCTGCCTGCTGGGTGAAAAGGCAGGCAGCAGGTTGCTCAACACCTGTGAAGAGTCCGAGGTGATGTTGAGCTGCTGCTGGATCTGCTCCCGATCGATGATCGTCACGACCTGCGGGGAGTTTCGCGCCTCGGTATCGGTACGCGTCGCGCTGACCACCAGCTCGTCGAGGCGCTGGGGCGCATCCCCCTCCTGAGCCTGGGCTGCAGGCAGATAGGCCAAGGATACGATTGGCCACAGAATTCTAATTTTCATGAAAAACTTCCTATCCCTGTCACGTCCCTGAAACCCTGCGCAAAGAGGGCTGAGATACGTTCGGATACCCAGCCCTCCACCGAGGGCGCCACATGGCAAGGCGGAAACTAAAATATATTCTAAATGATAACCATTGTATTTTTGTTAACGCTCAGGGAGTCCGCAGCAGATGGCCATAGACCTTGGTCCAAGGCATGGACGCACGTGGGAACCCGGGCACTTCTGCCCGGGTTCGGAAGCCGGGGTGAGCGTCGACTACGCGACTCGCTCGATCATTTCTCGCCATTGTCGTGGGGACATGCCGCTGCTCGCTTTGAAGGCCCGAGACAGTGCGGCCTCGCTGGCATATCCGACCTCATGGATGATCAGCTTCAGCGGACGCCCCTGGCGCAGTAGCTGCTGGGTGATGCCGATCCGCCAACGCTGCAGGTAAAGGCCAGGCGTACAGCCAATGATCTCGCGGAAACTGTTGGCGAACGCACTGCGCGACATGCCCGCACGGGCCGCCAGGGTATCGAGTGACCACGGCTGCGCCGGCTGCTCGTGGACGGCGACCAATGCGTGTCGCAAACGTGGATGCGCAAGCCCCGCCAGCATGCCCACTTGAGTCTCTCCTCTCTCCATCAAGTGGCGAAGTATCTGGATCAGGATCACCTCGAACAGCCGATCGAGCACCGCTTGGCGGCCACAGTTGTGCTTGAACGCCTCATCGAACAGTAGCTCCAGTACGCCTGCGACACCGTCCAACTCATCCAACGGCAGACAGATGAACGCCGGCAGCGCCGCGGCGATCGGATTCGCAGGCGCTGCGTCGAAGCTCAATCGGGCGCAGACGAAGTCGGCTCCTCGCTCTGGGTCAGTGATGAACCTATGCGCCATCGGCCGGGGGTAGAGCAGCAGGCTGGGCCGGGTGATGCGCAACGCGACCCGACCGCCCTCGTGGCTGACATCGACCTTCCCATCGCGGATCAGGTGCAGCTGGCCGGTGTCGCCTTCAGGACGCAGGTCGTTGACGCCGCACAGGGCGCCTGCGTGGAAGGTCTTCGCTCTGACGGAGAAGTGCGCGAGCAGCGCCTCGAGTCGATCGGGCATGAAAACACTCCTGATCAATTTTTTAGCATTTTAAGCCACCAAACGTACATAAAACAGCGGCAAAGTGAGCACTGCCATCCCGGCATCACTTGGCGATCACTTAGCAATAGCGCCTCCATGAGGAAAATCCCATGAATGCACTGCAACGCTCTTTGCTGCTGTCGGCGCTCACGTTGGCCTCTTTGATACCAGCCGGTGGTGCTCAGGCAGGCGATTCACAAACCGCCACCGCGACTCTCACATCACCCGAGGACATCGAAATGAACGTCAACTACATCACTACCCAAGACGGCGTGCAGCTTTACTACAAGGACTGGGGACCCAAGAACGGCCCGGTCGTCACCTTCAGCCACGGCTGGCCACTGAGCTCGGACAGCTGGGAATCCCAGATGCTGTTCCTGGCCTCCCAAGGTTATCGGGTCGTGGCCCACGACCGCCGTGGCCATGGGCGTTCAAGCCAGCCTTGGGATGGCAACGACATGGATCATTACGCCGATGATCTCGCCAGTGTGATCGAACACCTGGATCTCAATGACGTGACCCTGGTCGGCTTCTCGACCGGCGGCGGCGAAGTGGCGCGCTACATCGGCCGTCACAGC is part of the Halotalea alkalilenta genome and encodes:
- a CDS encoding IucA/IucC family protein is translated as MNDPDRTAVSRVVSELAASHALLNCLIKEFALPENRLSYAWPSEMNGIAPGSYLAGVDWKGLPLVIELPRERQFFVMVDRHDTLGSQRYLSDVYSRSNGGPWSCPSFSEFVEQLLCACQHMADAENHELLEQILQSQHLTAAIVGHNLQPRLDDPLSDYIASEQGLWFGHPNHPAPKARLWPAELSQQAYAPEFRVSTQLHLIEVPLDGLRISANELSDAQVLSGFADQQLARPGHAILCLHPVQAQLFLDDPRVRPLVASGGIIDHGQRGAWACPTASMRTWYVDGHDYFIKGSLNVRITNCVRKNAWYELESALVIDRLFRRLQRLHTATLGGLTVVAEPASLSWAPATSGADDDHWFREQTGAILRENFCLRTGADCSLMAGTLFARDEQLKPLVHDFLGRFKRGAPSDGQLLEWFDRYQTLLLRPVLALFFNHGVVMEPHLQNCVLVHDNGRPVQLLLRDFEGVKLTEEWGVHQLDEDLHPRVRRSLSYSRKQGWQRISYCLFVNNLSEAVLALSWERPHLASRMWQRVAKRLVDVRNELTRAAPELDALIAGQAIACKTNLKVRLAARADRHAGYVELSSPWAGEVSHG
- a CDS encoding TonB-dependent receptor; amino-acid sequence: MKIRILWPIVSLAYLPAAQAQEGDAPQRLDELVVSATRTDTEARNSPQVVTIIDREQIQQQLNITSDSSQVLSNLLPAFSPSRQKMSGSGETFRGRTPLVMIDGIPQSNPLRPTGREMHTVDFSMLERIEVIHGANASNGVGATGGVINLVTRRPAPGSFNQHFSIEATTPTSQVKSETMSYKTTYGVDGNSGNLDYLFSLSYEDQGLFLDGRGNPVGVDNTQGDLMDSRSYDVLGKLGYWFDENQRLQLSINRYRIDGDNNYLSVIGDREAGIPTGSVRGTPPGEAPFNSVWTTGLTYDNYDFFGMSLTAMVYYQDYEALFGADNSGSFQDPNIAPVGTLYDQSRAVTSKYGTKVALTNDSLWQDRVKLTVGFDTLFDDSKQDLWGTGRTYVPEVSYTDLSPFLQVEFSPIDTLKLSAGARYEYARLRADDYRTTWAANNVDVAGGKRSFNETLYNYGAVWTPIEPLSFFASYSEGFAIPDVGRALRLINTDGMSFADFDDLRPIVTDNIEAGVRFERGPWDAEVSYYNSSSDLGSRVDRVGDAYVTRRQKTEIEGVEASLGYRLSEAHRFSLAYSYMRGRYDSDNDGSLDAKLDGLNVSPNRLIGSWAANWSPQWSSFVQANYAFDRSFDDADREFDGYLLVDAAVGYKLPTGRINVALANLFDKQYITYYSQSALVEPRRYFAGRGRTLTVGYSVDF
- a CDS encoding AraC family transcriptional regulator, giving the protein MPDRLEALLAHFSVRAKTFHAGALCGVNDLRPEGDTGQLHLIRDGKVDVSHEGGRVALRITRPSLLLYPRPMAHRFITDPERGADFVCARLSFDAAPANPIAAALPAFICLPLDELDGVAGVLELLFDEAFKHNCGRQAVLDRLFEVILIQILRHLMERGETQVGMLAGLAHPRLRHALVAVHEQPAQPWSLDTLAARAGMSRSAFANSFREIIGCTPGLYLQRWRIGITQQLLRQGRPLKLIIHEVGYASEAALSRAFKASSGMSPRQWREMIERVA